A region of the Paracoccus pantotrophus genome:
GAAGCTGCTGACCTGCCCGCGCGTGACCTCGCGGCCGGTGCCGGCCTCGGTCAGGGTGAAATCGGCAGTGCCGTTCAACGCATAGCGCGTCGTCACCTCGTCGGGGGTGATCGCCTGCGGCACCACCGCGATGCGCAGCCGGTAGTCGAGCAGGAAGCGCCCCCCGGCCTCGGAACCCAGCCGCTCGGCGATGCGGCCGGCAAAGCTGAAATCGTCGGGCGTACGCGGATCGGCGGCGCGGACCTGGCCGAAGAGCTTGCCGCCGGTGCCGCCCGGCCCGTAGACCGGGGAAAAGCCGCAGGCGGCCAGCGCCAGCGCGGCCAGGATCACGCTGCGCCTAGACCACGACATTGACGATCCGCCCCGGCACCACGATCAGCTTCTTGGGCGCCGCGCCTTCCATGAAACGCCGCACGGTCTCGTCGGCCAGCACGATGGCCTCGATCTGGTCCTTGGGCATGTCCTTGGGCACCTCGATCTCGGCCCGGCGCTTGCCGTTGATCTGGATCGGCAGCACCACGCTGTCGGAAACCAGCAGCGCCGGGTCCGCCTTGGGCCAGGCGGCATCGACCACCATGCCCTGCCCGCCGGCCTTCGCCCAGACCTCCTCGGCAAG
Encoded here:
- the lptE gene encoding LPS assembly lipoprotein LptE, which gives rise to MSWSRRSVILAALALAACGFSPVYGPGGTGGKLFGQVRAADPRTPDDFSFAGRIAERLGSEAGGRFLLDYRLRIAVVPQAITPDEVTTRYALNGTADFTLTEAGTGREVTRGQVSSFTSYSTTGTTIATMAAEQDAHERLARMLADQVVTRLLAVQPDAVP